Part of the Sporomusa termitida genome, TCAGATCCCGGCCATCAAGGAGAATTGCCCCGCAGTCAGGTTTTATAACCCGGTAGATGGTGCGCAGCAGGGTCGATTTGCCGCTGCCGTTGGGGCCGATAATACCAATAAATTCCCCCATTTTGGCATCAACTGAAACCTCGCTGATAATTTTTTTATTGTCTAAGGTCACACCGATGTTTTTTAGTGACAAATCCATGCTGTCCCTCCTGGTTTATGTTTTTGTATGAGGCTAGGCTATCTGGGAGGCGCACAAGCGGGCATAGAGGCCGTTGGCTGCCAGTAATTCGTCATGGCGGCCCTGCTCCACAATCCGGGCATTTTCGAGGACGATAATTTTATCGGCCCGGCGGACTGTGGACAGGCGATGGGCGATAACCACCAACGTACGGTTGCCGGCCAACTGCTGGATTGCCTGTTGAATTTTTGTTTCCGCTTCCAGGTCGACGGAGGCGGTTGCTTCGTCGAGGATCAGGATTGGTGTGTCACGGAGCAAGGCCCTGGCAATAGCCAGGCGTTGTTTTTGCCCACCCGATAAAAGCACGCCCCGTTCACCAATTAGTGTATCGTAGCCTTTGGGAAGCGAGATAATAAAATCGTGAATGTAGGCTTGTTTAGCAGCCCGGATAATGTCAGCCCGGGTTGCCGCCTGTTTGCCATAGGCAATATTTCCGGCGATGGAATCATTAAACAGGAAAACATCCTGGGGCACAACGCTGATCTGATCACGCAGCGAGGCCAGTGAAATATGGCGTAAATCGGTACCGTCTATAGTAACCTTGCCTGCTTCCGGGTCATAGAAGCGGGTAAGCAGTGCAGCCAGCGTAGTTTTACCTACACCTGTCGGGCCGACAAGCGCCACCATGCTGCCTGCCGGTATGTCAAAGGTAACATTATCCAATACCGGCGAGCGCTGGTCATAACAAAAGGTTACATTATGAAAGGCCAGATGGCCTGAGGTTGTCGCCAGGTTAATAGCATCCTGTTTATCCTGGATATCAGGTACTGCGTCCAGCAGGGAAAAAACACGCTTGGCGCCAACGGCAGCCTGCAGGAGGTTGTCGACGGAGGCAACCAGGGTGGCGATCGGAGCATAAAAGAGGCTTAGGTATAGTAAGAACCGGACAATATCGCCAATACTCAGCAGACCATCCAACGCCATAATACCGCCAAAGCCAACCACAATGACTGTGCCTATGGATAAAATGCTTTCCACTGTCGGATGATAGAGCCCGCCCAGCCAGACGACCCTCATAACTGCGTCCCGCCATTGATAGGTTTGATTGCTGAATAAGCGGGAAGCGCAGGCCTGCCTGCCGAACAGCTGGATTTCTTTTAAACCGGAGAGGTTATCCTGCAATACGGCATTCATGTCTCCTAGCCGGGCCTGGTGGTCGCTATAGGCAGGATAAATTCTTTTAGTATAATAGAGGCTGAAGACTACCATTAACGGAACAGGCGCGAAGGTTAACAGCGCCAGCCAGGGATTGATCAGCAGCAAGAGTATGGCGACCCCGAGCACAATGAGAACGCTGCTCAGGATGTTGGGAATAGCATGGGCAATAAGCAGTTCGAACTGGGCGGTGTCATTCAGTACCTGACTCATAATCTGGCCTGTTTGTTTATCGCTGTAAAAACGCAGGGATAATGTTTGCAAGTGGTTATACACTTTAACCCGCATTTCCGCAACAATATTCCAGGCAGCGTAATGGGCCCAATAATCACTGGCCAGGCGGAAAACGGCCCTGATCAGATAGGTTCCTGCCAGCAGGAAGGCCAGGTGCCGGACGGTAGCGATATCGGCTTTACTGAAATCCCCTGTCAGTAGGTCAATAAGCCGGCTAATTAAACTGGGGCCGATAAGGTTAATGGCTGTATAGCCGACAATGCCGATTACTGCCCCGGCCAGCTGCC contains:
- a CDS encoding ABC transporter ATP-binding protein, with the translated sequence MRCIVRLLYEAKKYYWQLAGAVIGIVGYTAINLIGPSLISRLIDLLTGDFSKADIATVRHLAFLLAGTYLIRAVFRLASDYWAHYAAWNIVAEMRVKVYNHLQTLSLRFYSDKQTGQIMSQVLNDTAQFELLIAHAIPNILSSVLIVLGVAILLLLINPWLALLTFAPVPLMVVFSLYYTKRIYPAYSDHQARLGDMNAVLQDNLSGLKEIQLFGRQACASRLFSNQTYQWRDAVMRVVWLGGLYHPTVESILSIGTVIVVGFGGIMALDGLLSIGDIVRFLLYLSLFYAPIATLVASVDNLLQAAVGAKRVFSLLDAVPDIQDKQDAINLATTSGHLAFHNVTFCYDQRSPVLDNVTFDIPAGSMVALVGPTGVGKTTLAALLTRFYDPEAGKVTIDGTDLRHISLASLRDQISVVPQDVFLFNDSIAGNIAYGKQAATRADIIRAAKQAYIHDFIISLPKGYDTLIGERGVLLSGGQKQRLAIARALLRDTPILILDEATASVDLEAETKIQQAIQQLAGNRTLVVIAHRLSTVRRADKIIVLENARIVEQGRHDELLAANGLYARLCASQIA